A single genomic interval of Sphingobacteriaceae bacterium harbors:
- a CDS encoding ABC transporter ATP-binding protein: MAELAVSNLKMYYRTRQGHVRAVDDVSFVLASGRALGIVGESGCGKSSLGLTLLRLLPPNGEVVGGSIRLGGQELLTLDDETFRKSVRWTQIAMVFQGAMNALNPVLTVGSQIAEAILAHEPVSREEAVQRAKALLEMVGINPARYDHYPHEFSGGMKQRAVIAMALACNPQVIIADEPTTALDVMVQAQVLQAIAELREQLGLSMILVSHDLSVVAQTCDEVAVMYAGKIVEYGPVEEIFLRPKHPYTQGLVQAFPDIHAERAPIVSIPGTPPNLLDPPSGCRFHPRCPLADQQCRQVEPELVEKGRVGHRVACHQVSPHGEVAEVKFA; this comes from the coding sequence GTGGCGGAACTGGCAGTCAGCAACCTGAAAATGTATTACCGGACCCGCCAGGGCCATGTGCGGGCGGTGGACGACGTGAGCTTCGTCCTGGCGTCGGGGCGGGCGTTGGGGATTGTGGGCGAGTCGGGCTGCGGAAAGTCCAGCCTCGGCCTGACCCTCCTGCGCCTTTTGCCCCCCAACGGGGAAGTGGTGGGGGGCTCCATCCGCCTGGGAGGCCAGGAGCTGCTCACCTTGGATGACGAGACCTTTAGAAAGAGTGTTCGCTGGACCCAGATCGCGATGGTCTTTCAGGGGGCGATGAATGCCCTCAATCCCGTCTTGACCGTGGGCAGCCAGATCGCCGAGGCCATCTTGGCCCATGAGCCCGTCAGCAGGGAGGAAGCAGTGCAGCGGGCCAAGGCCCTCTTGGAGATGGTGGGCATTAATCCTGCCCGATACGACCATTACCCCCACGAATTCAGCGGCGGCATGAAGCAGCGGGCCGTCATTGCCATGGCCCTGGCCTGCAATCCACAGGTCATCATCGCCGATGAGCCCACCACCGCCTTGGATGTGATGGTGCAGGCCCAGGTGCTGCAAGCCATTGCGGAACTGCGGGAGCAGCTGGGGCTGTCCATGATCCTGGTCAGCCACGACTTGTCGGTGGTGGCCCAGACCTGCGATGAGGTGGCGGTCATGTATGCGGGCAAGATCGTGGAGTACGGGCCGGTGGAGGAAATTTTCCTGCGGCCCAAGCACCCCTACACCCAAGGGCTGGTGCAGGCCTTCCCTGACATCCACGCGGAGCGGGCCCCCATCGTGTCCATCCCGGGCACACCGCCCAACTTGCTGGATCCGCCCAGCGGCTGCCGGTTCCACCCCCGCTGCCCGCTGGCGGACCAGCAGTGCCGGCAGGTGGAACCGGAATTGGTGGAAAAGGGAAGGGTTGGCCATCGCGTCGCCTGCCACCAGGTGTCGCCCCACGGGGAAGTGGCCGAGGTGAAGTTTGCATGA
- a CDS encoding cold-shock protein produces MERGRVKWFSNEKGYGFIEREGGEDVFVHYSAIQQEGFKTLEQGEEVEFEIVQGARGPQAANVLRLHEGGSRL; encoded by the coding sequence ATGGAACGCGGTCGCGTGAAGTGGTTCAGCAACGAGAAGGGGTACGGTTTCATCGAGCGGGAGGGCGGCGAGGACGTATTCGTTCACTACAGCGCCATCCAGCAGGAAGGGTTTAAGACGCTGGAGCAGGGCGAAGAGGTGGAGTTTGAAATCGTTCAGGGCGCCCGGGGGCCCCAGGCGGCCAACGTCCTGCGCCTCCACGAGGGCGGATCCCGGCTTTAA
- a CDS encoding ABC transporter ATP-binding protein — MTTTGTDILLEARDLVKHFPLRRSLGQLVRKERPAVRAVDGVSFFVRRGEILGLVGESGCGKTTTGRLLLRLEEPTSGQILFDGQDITLLPPAAMTQLRRRMQIVFQDPYDSMNPNLDVFSIVAEPLRIQGLAKSREEREARVARALADVELVPAEEFMHRYPKELSGGQRQRVAIARALVLDPDFVVADEPVSMLDVSIRGGILKILMRLVRERGLGLLFITHDLALARHFCDRVAVMYLGQIVEHASSDRLVRTPLHPYTQALMQAVLSTDPRRKRIYTGLKGEIPNPANPPSGCRLHPRCPLATDRCRAEAPPLAEHRPGHWAACHHVDRALAELARPPA; from the coding sequence ATGACGACGACAGGAACCGACATCCTCCTGGAAGCCCGCGACTTGGTGAAACACTTTCCCCTGCGCCGCAGCCTCGGGCAACTGGTGCGCAAGGAGCGGCCGGCCGTGCGGGCGGTGGACGGGGTCAGCTTTTTCGTGCGCCGGGGGGAGATCCTCGGCCTTGTGGGGGAGTCGGGCTGCGGCAAGACCACCACGGGCCGGCTGCTCTTGCGGCTGGAGGAGCCCACCAGCGGCCAGATCCTCTTTGACGGCCAGGACATTACACTGTTGCCGCCGGCCGCCATGACGCAACTGCGCCGGCGCATGCAGATTGTGTTTCAAGACCCCTATGATTCCATGAACCCCAACCTGGACGTGTTCAGCATCGTGGCGGAGCCCCTGCGCATCCAGGGGCTGGCCAAGAGCCGGGAGGAAAGGGAAGCTCGGGTGGCCCGGGCCCTGGCCGATGTGGAACTGGTGCCGGCGGAAGAGTTCATGCATCGCTATCCCAAGGAGCTGTCCGGTGGCCAGCGGCAGCGGGTGGCCATCGCTCGAGCCCTGGTGCTAGACCCCGACTTTGTGGTGGCCGATGAGCCCGTCTCCATGCTGGACGTGTCCATCCGAGGCGGCATCCTCAAGATCCTGATGCGCCTAGTGCGGGAGCGGGGCCTTGGCCTACTGTTTATCACCCATGACTTGGCCCTGGCCCGGCACTTTTGCGACCGGGTGGCCGTCATGTACCTGGGGCAGATCGTCGAGCACGCGAGTTCCGACCGGTTGGTGCGGACACCCCTTCATCCCTATACCCAAGCCCTCATGCAGGCCGTCCTTTCCACGGACCCCCGCCGGAAGCGCATCTACACAGGCCTCAAAGGCGAGATCCCCAACCCAGCCAACCCCCCGTCGGGCTGCCGGCTGCACCCCCGCTGCCCCTTGGCCACCGACCGGTGCCGGGCGGAAGCGCCCCCCTTGGCAGAGCATCGTCCCGGCCACTGGGCTGCCTGTCACCACGTGGACCGGGCCTTGGCGGAGCTCGCGCGCCCCCCGGCGTAG